The Cygnus atratus isolate AKBS03 ecotype Queensland, Australia chromosome 2, CAtr_DNAZoo_HiC_assembly, whole genome shotgun sequence genome window below encodes:
- the RGS20 gene encoding regulator of G-protein signaling 20, with the protein MGSERMEMRKRQMSTTQETPGAAQAQHSTGNRGSNACCFCWCCCCSCSCLTVRNQEEERTRRTSHELQAEGIPNCEESPAPTLEEVNAWAQSFDKLMFTPAGRNAFREFLRTEFSEENMLFWMACEELKQESNKSVIEEKARLIYEDYISILSPKEVSLDSRVREVINRNMLEPSQHTFDDAQLQIYTLMHRDSYPRFMNSAIYKDLLRSLSEKSIEA; encoded by the exons ATGGGATCAGAGCGGATGGAGATGCGCAAGCGGCAGATGTCTACGACCCAGGAGACCCCAGGCGCTGCACAGGCTCAGCACAGCACGGGCAATCGAGGGTCCAACgcctgctgcttttgttggtgctgctgctgcagctgctcatg TCTTACTGTTAGAAATcaagaggaagagagaacaaGGAGAACATCCCATGAACTCCAAGCAGAGGGTATTCCAAACTGTGAGGAAAG ccctgctcctacTCTTGAAGAAGTAAATGCCTGGGCTCAATCATTTGACAAGTTGATGTTTACGCCAGCCGGCCGAAATGCTTTTCGTGAATTTCTACGAACAgaattcagtgaagaaaacatgcttttctggATGGCCTGTGAGGAACTGAAACAAGAGTCCAACAAAAGTGttattgaagaaaaagcaagactAATTTATGAAGATTACATTTCTATCCTTTCTCCAAAAGAG GTCAGTCTGGACTCCAGAGTAAGGGAAGTTATTAACCGAAATATGCTGGAACCCTCACAACACACCTTCGATGATGCACAGCTTCAAATTTATACCTTAATGCACAGAGACTCCTACCCACGGTTTATGAACTCTGCTATTTATAAGGACTTGCTTCGGTCCTTATCTGAAAAATCCATCGAAGcgtag